In Hippoglossus hippoglossus isolate fHipHip1 chromosome 24, fHipHip1.pri, whole genome shotgun sequence, a single genomic region encodes these proteins:
- the LOC117758522 gene encoding cytospin-A-like has protein sequence MGNHTGKDSHSPTACSSLSGSPLDFYHTPPTTPSEAELTAMALSSSASSSNKAQTPSPADSDIPSATAAASPITEWTQRLSGSTDWAVISVESIASSETSVSDAAARHGKAAVSVAPPASLPPSRDSPSEQSWQERDSGLEPQDAAERAEEEMTLVLLSLMEHQRASLGLTPKTDVITGAVELLRRLITERDELLEEVDTLRETLRAERLEWRQFQRDLQVAVSVADRLRIESDQALGLLQGRHRAVEEQLALALSGQQEKDGELESLRAEHRDVCSKLNNLTLQQEQQRAELDALRNTCGAKDRADGGKLIERRDSEEGEDIQEAAGETEAEQEENEANGDVEANGSGDMQPKGKGVAEGYLRSLAALEKKKEAGRGLRDPRRIVMLSERSWSLSRLPLPVDSSGPNEASNTSTTLPLCKKEQPTKGRRMDRILQRQDSWSSFYSGKLDEDQSSDYVKPQDGFSALLRRHGGSRRNSLLRWCQGRTQGYKNIDITNFSSSWEDGLAFCAVYHTYLPSHIPYESLNPEDKKVNLDLAFRTGENVGVTGTLTVEEMLRADGPDWQRVLGYVECIFRQFEM, from the exons ATGGGTAACCACACTGGCAAAGACAGCCACAGTCCTACAG CTTGTTCCTCCCTCTCAGGTTCTCCTCTAGATTTCTACCACACGCCTCCTACCACGCCCTCAGAGGCAGAGCTGACAGCCATGGCCTTATCCTCGTCAGCCTCCTCCTCTAACAAAGCACAGACTCCATCGCCGGCCGACAGCGACATCCCctccgccaccgccgccgcttCTCCAATTACAGAGTGGACACAGAGACTATCTGGGTCCACAGACTGGGCCGTGATAAGCGTAGAAAGCATCGCCTCCTCAGAGACGAGTGTGAGCGATGCAGCAGCCAGACACGGGAAGGCAGCGGTCAGCGTGGCCCCCCCGGCGTCTCTGCCCCCGTCCAGAGACTCCCCCTCGGAGCAGAGCTGGCAGGAGAGAGACAGCGGACTGGAGCCGCAGGATGCAGCAGAGAGAGCCGAGGAGGAGATGACCCTGGTCCTGCTCAGTCTGATGGAGCATCAGAGGGCCTCGCTGGGCCTCACCCCCAAAACCGATGTCATCACAGGAGCAGTAG agctgctCAGGCGCTTGATAACAGAGAGAGACGAGCTGCTCGAGGAGGTGGACACACTGAGGGAGACACTGAGG GCGGAGCGGCTGGAGTGGCGTCAGTTCCAGCGTGACCTGCAGGTCGCCGTGTCCGTGGCCGACCGGCTGCGGATCGAGTCGGACCAGGCTCTGGGTCTGCTCCAGGGGCGCCACAGGGCCGTGGAGGAGCAGCTGGCCCTTGCCCTCAGCGGGCAGCAGGAGAAGGACGGAGAGCTGGAGAGTCTGAGAGCCGAGCACAGAGACGTCTGCAGCAAACTAAACAACCTCacgctgcagcaggagcagcagcgagCCGAGCTGGATGCTCTGAGAAACACATGTGGGGCGAAAGACAGAGCGGATGGTGGTAAACTGATAGAGAGACGAGActctgaggagggagaggacatacaagaagctgcaggagagacTGAAGCTGAGCAGGAGGAGAATGAAGCAAATGGAGACGTGGAGGCAAACGGGTCAGGGGACATGCAGCCGAAGGGGAAGGGGGTAGCGGAGGGATACCTGCGGAGTTTAGCTGcactggagaagaagaaagaagcgGGACGTGGGCTCAGAGATCCGAGGAGGATCGTGATGCTGTCTGAACGATCTTG GAGTTTATCTCGTCTTCCACTCCCAGTTGACTCCTCCGGTCCAAATGAGGCTTCAAATACAAGCACAACTTTGCCACTATGCAAG AAAGAGCAGCCAACTAAGGGGAGAAGGATGGATCGTATTTTACAGCGACAGGACAGTTGGTCCAGTTTTTATTCGG GAAAACTGGACGAGGATCAAAGCTCAGATTACGTCAA aCCTCAGGATGGTTTCAGTGCTCTGCTGCGGCGTCACGGCGGCTCCAGGAGAAACTCCCTGCTGCGCTGGTGCCAAGGTCGTACACAAGGTTACAAG AATATTGATATCACcaacttcagcagcagctgggaggATGGTTTGGCGTTCTGCGCCGTTTATCACACGTATTTACCGAGTCACATCCCATATGAGAGCCTGAACCCTGAGGACAAG AAGGTAAATCTGGACCTCGCTTTTAGGACGGGAGAGAACGTGGGAGTCACAGGCACACTG ACGGTGGAGGAGATGCTGAGGGCTGACGGGCCGGACTGGCAGAGGGTCCTGGGATACGTCGAATGCATCTTCCGTCAGTTTGAGATGTGA
- the grcc10 gene encoding protein C10 has protein sequence MASAPAQQPTLTVEQTRVVLSEVIQAFSVPDNAARMEEARESACNDMGKMLQLVLPVATQIQQEVLKAYGFNNEGEGVLKFARLVKMYETQDPEIAAMSAKLKSLLLPPLSTPPIGGAIPAS, from the exons aTGGCCTCAGCTCCAGCACAACAGCCGACCCTGACTGTGGAGCAGACCAGAg tGGTGCTGAGTGAGGTGATCCAGGCCTTCTCGGTGCCAGATAACGCTGCTCGGATGGAGGAGGCTCGGGAGAGCGCCTGCAACGACATGGGCAAGATGCTGCAGCTCGTTCTCCCCGTGGCCACTCAGATCCAACAGGAGGTTCTCAAAGCCTACGGGTTCAACAACGAAGGAGAAG GCGTCCTAAAATTTGCCCGACTGGTGAAGATGTACGAAACCCAGGACCCTGAAATTGCAGCCATGTCGGCTAAACTgaagtctctgctgctgccacctcTGTCGACACCACCTATAGGAGGCGCCATCCCAGCTTCATAG
- the saysd1 gene encoding SAYSvFN domain-containing protein 1 yields the protein MEQKLADFRARRQAVKSEEKPQAAGSQVMGQTETTSTSSSSSTTSATNTTSTTTTTATIEKQKTQSNRAAADSSHIQDRSDWLLDSALGRWLTSRQGIISNLTLLKVLLWLVLLGLFVELEFGLAFFVISLFYWLYAGLRSPAPREPGEMSAYSVFNPDCQPLLGSLTAEQLEGEMGFIHLANM from the exons ATGGAGCAGAAGCTCGCTGATTTCAGGGCTCGACGTCAGGCTGTAAAATCTGAAGAGAAACCACAGGCTGCTGGTTCTCAAGTCATGGGACAGACTGAAACTActagtactagtagtagtagtagtactactTCTGCTACTAATACTACAagtaccactactactactgctactattGAGAAGCAGAAGACACAaagcaacagagcagcagctgacagcTCTCACATCCAG GACCGAAGTGACTGGCTGCTGGACAGCGCTCTGGGAAGATGGCTCACCTCCAGACAAGGGATCATCTCCAACCTCACTTTGCTGAAAGTGCTGCTGTGGCTGGTGTTGCTCGGCCTGTTTGTGGAGCTGGAGTTCGGCCTGGCCTTCTTCGTCATCTCCCTCTTCTACTGGCTCTATGCAGGACTCCGAAGCCCAGCGCCCCGAGAGCCGGGAGAAATGAGCGCTTACTCCGTCTTCAACCCGGACTGTCAACCTCTGCTGGGCTCGCTCActgcagagcagctggagggagagatgggCTTCATACATCTGGCTAACATGTGA
- the bpnt1 gene encoding 3'(2'),5'-bisphosphate nucleotidase 1 isoform X2 → MSGSPVIMRLMASAHSVAEKAGAIVRKVLHSGDLGIVEKTGANDLQTLADRLAQQSICASLSRRFPKLTIIGEEDLPSEEVKEDAIEKGQAEEILQKSCPAEYRGLKEEELVVWVDPLDGTKEYTEASRCLRQHTEVQTPHGGSVTSHGTALWLLDNVTVLIGIAYGGRAIAGVINQPFYNYQLGAGAVLGRTMWGILGVGAFGFQLQEVPGDRRIVTTTRSHSNKLVTDCVDAMEPHEVVKVGGAGNKIIQLVEGKASAYVFASPGCKKWDTCAPEAILHAVGGKLTDMHGNAYCYDADVKHMNSAGVLATLRNHEYYVSRVPQSVREALKLD, encoded by the exons ATGTCTGGAAGTCCTGTGATCATGCGTCTGATGGCGTCGGCGCACTCTGTGGCTGAGAAGGCCGGGGCCATCGTGAGGAAGGTCCTTCACAGTGGAGACCTTGGCATCGTGGAGAAG ACGGGAGCTAACGATCTGCAGACGCTGGCAGACAGACTGGCCCAGCAGAGCATTTGTGCCTCACTGTCCAGACGCTTCCCAAAACTCACCATCATTGGAGAAGAG GATCTTCCAtctgaggaggtgaaggaggacgCCATTGAGAAGGGCCAGGCAGAGGAGATCCTCCAGAAGAGCTGCCCAGCAGAATACAGGgggctgaaggaggaggag ctTGTTGTGTGGGTCGATCCACTCGATGGCACAAAGGAATATACTGAAG CGTCGAGGTGTCTCCGTCAGCACACTGAGGTCCAGACACCACACGGAGGGTCGGTGACCTCTCACGGCACAGCTCTCT GGCTCCTGGATAACGTGACGGTGCTGATTGGAATTGCATACGGAGGCAGAGCTATAGCAGGTGTCATCAACCAGCCATTCTACAACTATCAG CTTGGAGCAGGAGCAGTTCTGGGAAGAACCATGTGGGGAATACTGGGAGTGGGCGCCTTTGGATTTCAGCTGCAGGAAGTTCCAGGGGACAGAAGAATAGTCACCACCACCCGTTCCCACAGCAACAAGCTGGTAACGGACTGCGTAGACGCCATGGAGCCGCATGAAGTTGTAAAAGTGGGTGGTGCTGGAAATAAG ATAATTCAGCTTGTTGAGGGAAAAGCATCAGCTTATGTCTTCGCGAGTCCAGGATGTAAGAAGTGGGACACCTGTGCTCCTGAGGCCATCCTACACGCAGTCGGAG GTAAACTGACCGACATGCACGGTAACGCGTACTGCTACGATGCAGACGTGAAGCACATGAACTCCGCTGGTGTTCTCGCGACTCTGCGTAACCACGAGTACTACGTCAGCAGAGTACCACAGTCGGTGAGGGAAGCCCTCAAGCTTGACTGA
- the bpnt1 gene encoding 3'(2'),5'-bisphosphate nucleotidase 1 isoform X3, translated as MSGSPVIMRLMASAHSVAEKAGAIVRKVLHSGDLGIVEKTGANDLQTLADRLAQQSICASLSRRFPKLTIIGEEDLPSEEVKEDAIEKGQAEEILQKSCPAEYRGLKEEELVVWVDPLDGTKEYTEGLLDNVTVLIGIAYGGRAIAGVINQPFYNYQLGAGAVLGRTMWGILGVGAFGFQLQEVPGDRRIVTTTRSHSNKLVTDCVDAMEPHEVVKVGGAGNKIIQLVEGKASAYVFASPGCKKWDTCAPEAILHAVGGKLTDMHGNAYCYDADVKHMNSAGVLATLRNHEYYVSRVPQSVREALKLD; from the exons ATGTCTGGAAGTCCTGTGATCATGCGTCTGATGGCGTCGGCGCACTCTGTGGCTGAGAAGGCCGGGGCCATCGTGAGGAAGGTCCTTCACAGTGGAGACCTTGGCATCGTGGAGAAG ACGGGAGCTAACGATCTGCAGACGCTGGCAGACAGACTGGCCCAGCAGAGCATTTGTGCCTCACTGTCCAGACGCTTCCCAAAACTCACCATCATTGGAGAAGAG GATCTTCCAtctgaggaggtgaaggaggacgCCATTGAGAAGGGCCAGGCAGAGGAGATCCTCCAGAAGAGCTGCCCAGCAGAATACAGGgggctgaaggaggaggag ctTGTTGTGTGGGTCGATCCACTCGATGGCACAAAGGAATATACTGAAG GGCTCCTGGATAACGTGACGGTGCTGATTGGAATTGCATACGGAGGCAGAGCTATAGCAGGTGTCATCAACCAGCCATTCTACAACTATCAG CTTGGAGCAGGAGCAGTTCTGGGAAGAACCATGTGGGGAATACTGGGAGTGGGCGCCTTTGGATTTCAGCTGCAGGAAGTTCCAGGGGACAGAAGAATAGTCACCACCACCCGTTCCCACAGCAACAAGCTGGTAACGGACTGCGTAGACGCCATGGAGCCGCATGAAGTTGTAAAAGTGGGTGGTGCTGGAAATAAG ATAATTCAGCTTGTTGAGGGAAAAGCATCAGCTTATGTCTTCGCGAGTCCAGGATGTAAGAAGTGGGACACCTGTGCTCCTGAGGCCATCCTACACGCAGTCGGAG GTAAACTGACCGACATGCACGGTAACGCGTACTGCTACGATGCAGACGTGAAGCACATGAACTCCGCTGGTGTTCTCGCGACTCTGCGTAACCACGAGTACTACGTCAGCAGAGTACCACAGTCGGTGAGGGAAGCCCTCAAGCTTGACTGA
- the bpnt1 gene encoding 3'(2'),5'-bisphosphate nucleotidase 1 isoform X1, producing MSGSPVIMRLMASAHSVAEKAGAIVRKVLHSGDLGIVEKTGANDLQTLADRLAQQSICASLSRRFPKLTIIGEEDLPSEEVKEDAIEKGQAEEILQKSCPAEYRGLKEEELVVWVDPLDGTKEYTEASRCLRQHTEVQTPHGGSVTSHGTALCNGLLDNVTVLIGIAYGGRAIAGVINQPFYNYQLGAGAVLGRTMWGILGVGAFGFQLQEVPGDRRIVTTTRSHSNKLVTDCVDAMEPHEVVKVGGAGNKIIQLVEGKASAYVFASPGCKKWDTCAPEAILHAVGGKLTDMHGNAYCYDADVKHMNSAGVLATLRNHEYYVSRVPQSVREALKLD from the exons ATGTCTGGAAGTCCTGTGATCATGCGTCTGATGGCGTCGGCGCACTCTGTGGCTGAGAAGGCCGGGGCCATCGTGAGGAAGGTCCTTCACAGTGGAGACCTTGGCATCGTGGAGAAG ACGGGAGCTAACGATCTGCAGACGCTGGCAGACAGACTGGCCCAGCAGAGCATTTGTGCCTCACTGTCCAGACGCTTCCCAAAACTCACCATCATTGGAGAAGAG GATCTTCCAtctgaggaggtgaaggaggacgCCATTGAGAAGGGCCAGGCAGAGGAGATCCTCCAGAAGAGCTGCCCAGCAGAATACAGGgggctgaaggaggaggag ctTGTTGTGTGGGTCGATCCACTCGATGGCACAAAGGAATATACTGAAG CGTCGAGGTGTCTCCGTCAGCACACTGAGGTCCAGACACCACACGGAGGGTCGGTGACCTCTCACGGCACAGCTCTCTGTAATG GGCTCCTGGATAACGTGACGGTGCTGATTGGAATTGCATACGGAGGCAGAGCTATAGCAGGTGTCATCAACCAGCCATTCTACAACTATCAG CTTGGAGCAGGAGCAGTTCTGGGAAGAACCATGTGGGGAATACTGGGAGTGGGCGCCTTTGGATTTCAGCTGCAGGAAGTTCCAGGGGACAGAAGAATAGTCACCACCACCCGTTCCCACAGCAACAAGCTGGTAACGGACTGCGTAGACGCCATGGAGCCGCATGAAGTTGTAAAAGTGGGTGGTGCTGGAAATAAG ATAATTCAGCTTGTTGAGGGAAAAGCATCAGCTTATGTCTTCGCGAGTCCAGGATGTAAGAAGTGGGACACCTGTGCTCCTGAGGCCATCCTACACGCAGTCGGAG GTAAACTGACCGACATGCACGGTAACGCGTACTGCTACGATGCAGACGTGAAGCACATGAACTCCGCTGGTGTTCTCGCGACTCTGCGTAACCACGAGTACTACGTCAGCAGAGTACCACAGTCGGTGAGGGAAGCCCTCAAGCTTGACTGA